A genomic segment from Gracilinanus agilis isolate LMUSP501 chromosome 1, AgileGrace, whole genome shotgun sequence encodes:
- the HYAL2 gene encoding hyaluronidase-2, with translation MMWAAARTALALTLTLFVSLASAGPRSDEAKPTAPPIFTRRPFLVAWNAPTQDCWPRFRVSLNFSVFDVKASPNEGFVDQNLTIFYRDRLGYYPYHDSHLRPVHGGVPQNSSLMDHLERLPEGVRHYIRSPDREGLAVIDWEDWRPVWIRNWQSKDVYRKVSRQLVSLRHPTWSQEQVGKQAQYEFEFAARQFMLETLRWAKETRPRQLWGFYLFPDCYNHDYVQNWSSYTGRCPDVEVSRNDQLAWLWAESSALYPSIYLDPMLKSSSNCRKFVRSRVEEALRVAREHHAGYSLPVFVYTRPTYTQNFTVLSEMDLISTIGESAALGAAGIIFWGDAYYTKSPETCQKIKEYLESRLAPYLVNVSEAAFQCSEDLCHGHGRCYRRQPGSNAFLHLNPQSFRLRPAQSPEEPLFRAEGKLSPNDLAQLRDHFQCQCYQGWHGESCQHSRKAPNKGTPSGPSVLAALMALGLLFLP, from the exons ATGATGTGGGCAGCGGCCAGGACGGCCCTGGCCCTGACTCTGACCCTTTTTGTGTCCCTGGCATCTGCAGGGCCCAGAAGTGATGAGGCAAAACCCACTGCCCCACCCATCTTCACCCGAAGACCCTTCCTGGTGGCCTGGAATGCCCCAACCCAGGACTGCTGGCCCCGTTTCCGGgtctctctgaacttcagtgtGTTTGATGTGAAGGCATCACCCAATGAAGGCTTCGTGGATCAGAATCTCACCATCTTCTATCGAGATCGGTTAGGCTACTACCCATACCATGACTCCCATCTTCGTCCAGTACACGGTGGAGTGCCCCAGAACAGTAGCCTGATGGACCACCTTGAACGATTGCCTGAGGGTGTTCGACACTATATCAGATCCCCTGATCGGGAGGGTCTAGCGGTCATCGACTGGGAGGACTGGCGCCCGGTCTGGATCCGAAATTGGCAGAGCAAAGACGTGTACCGAAAGGTCTCACGACAGCTGGTCAGCCTCCGACACCCCACCTGGTCACAAGAGCAGGTGGGCAAGCAGGCCCAGTACGAGTTTGAGTTTGCTGCCCGGCAGTTCATGCTCGAGACCCTACGATGGGCAAAGGAAACTCGGCCCCGCCAGCTCTGGGGTTTCTACCTCTTCCCTGACTGTTACAACCACGACTATGTGCAGAACTGGTCTAGCTACACGGGCCGCTGCCCAGATGTTGAGGTCTCCAGAAACGACCAGCTGGCCTGGCTCTGGGCCGAGAGCAGTGCCCTCTACCCTTCCATCTACCTGGATCCCATGCTAAAGTCCTCCTCCAATTGTCGGAAGTTTGTACGCTCCAGGGTGGAAGAGGCCCTGAGGGTGGCCCGTGAGCACCACGCTGGCTACTCCCTCCCAGTCTTCGTCTATACTCGCCCTACCTACACCCAGAACTTCACTGTCCTCAGTGAG ATGGACCTCATCTCCACCATTGGGGAGAGTGCAGCTCTAGGAGCAGCTGGAATCATCTTCTGGGGAGATGCCTACTATACCAAGAGCCCG GAAACCTGCCAGAAAATCAAGGAGTACCTGGAAAGCCGCCTGGCCCCGTACCTCGTGAACGTGTCCGAGGCCGCTTTCCAGTGCAGCGAGGACCTGTGCCACGGGCACGGGCGATGCTATCGGCGGCAGCCCGGATCCAACGCCTTCCTGCACCTGAACCCCCAGAGCTTCCGCCTCCGCCCTGCCCAGAGCCCCGAGGAGCCCCTCTTCCGGGCCGAGGGCAAACTTAGTCCAAATGATCTGGCCCAGCTCCGGGACCACTTCCAGTGCCAGTGCTACCAGGGCTGGCATGGGGAGAGCTGCCAACACAGCCGAAAAGCCCCAAACAAGGGCACCCCCAGCGGCCCCTCTGTCCTGGCAGCCCTGATGGCCCTGGGCCTCTTGTTCCTCCCCTGA